A genomic window from Bacteroidota bacterium includes:
- a CDS encoding zinc ribbon domain-containing protein, giving the protein MQRMKTCTHCQKDNPDDFKHCRYCGAEIMGIPANKPNSIWKRIPAWAWIIIIVACIAGVLFALIGSFIAVATLEGVASIILLVLGVIGFGIAPLRKPENPGSFTRAIGLSFFALIGATVDQPGNIIYNKPVEMCFCTDGSSLSRDENISNPMPGTTIIQQDFTCFDQMGNPVKQINMFAVLGIRFLEYILLGYLLIALRSVIWKFKNNT; this is encoded by the coding sequence TTGCAGCGTATGAAAACCTGCACACATTGCCAAAAAGATAATCCCGACGATTTTAAACATTGTCGGTATTGTGGTGCCGAAATAATGGGCATTCCCGCCAATAAACCCAACAGCATTTGGAAACGAATTCCCGCATGGGCTTGGATTATCATTATTGTTGCATGCATTGCAGGTGTCCTTTTTGCATTAATCGGTTCATTTATTGCTGTGGCAACGTTGGAAGGTGTGGCAAGTATAATATTACTTGTTTTAGGTGTTATTGGATTCGGAATTGCACCATTGCGCAAACCCGAAAATCCGGGAAGCTTTACGCGTGCAATCGGCTTGAGCTTTTTTGCATTAATAGGCGCTACTGTCGATCAACCCGGAAATATCATTTATAACAAACCCGTCGAAATGTGTTTTTGCACCGATGGCAGCAGTTTGAGCCGCGATGAAAACATTTCGAACCCCATGCCTGGAACAACAATTATTCAACAGGATTTTACCTGCTTCGACCAAATGGGAAATCCGGTGAAACAAATAAATATGTTTGCCGTATTGGGTATTCGCTTTTTAGAATATATTCTCCTAGGTTATTTACTAATTGCCCTGCGCTCCGTTATCTGGAAATTTAAAAACAATACCTGA